The Drosophila biarmipes strain raj3 chromosome 2L, RU_DBia_V1.1, whole genome shotgun sequence genome has a window encoding:
- the LOC108033326 gene encoding FERM domain-containing protein 5, translating into MFRSKNEGNIVYKCTVRLLDDSDVLECEFQPLHKGIYLLEYLCGELEIKEKDYFGLRYVDSSKQRHWLDLSKSIIKQCKEMDPLLFSLRVKFYPADPFRLTGNARIMLYQQLKRDLRHGRLYCSLGEAAALGALIVQEELGDYNEDVHIGSYVSSIELALRQTEYLEKKIIELHKKREPGQDLSLAMDEFLGIARGLETYGIDPHPVKDHRGSQQYIGINNSGISTFVTGKRSQHFRWNEIHKINFEGKMFIAHLSYTDASREPKKHTVGFKCPTGAACRYLWRCAIEQMLFFTLPNSQSAAVISGGGFFSWGTKFRYTGRTEREILTENINALREQKINNSNSSKRKASSVPATPSSPQGDLAQIRYSSLPRSTMSEPLGYGMPNGHFYGQDHGMSEANGGIQISSLEPVCEEARLRSSNIEGVNYLANQIGGYTYRDSVEHSSTESGLTVNGYDHPRRHNESKQHGSYSPNLYYGQSDAVNSSSPADNFLHADPSVRKVKKFRKFHLLHAFVPSVIFVAFAMAGTAVFIMESESEAFEQLRNSPEMLCLRYQYYQPLKEFVLEKLGRRK; encoded by the exons ATGTTCAGGAGCAAAAATGAAGGGAACATTGTGTACAAATGCACGGTTCGACTCCTCGACGATTCCGACGTCCTAGAATGTGAATTTCAG CCCCTTCATAAAGGAATTTACCTACTGGAGTACTTGTGTGGTGAATTGGAGATAAAAGAAAAGGATTACTTCGGCTTGCGATATGTTGACTCCTCGAAACAAAGG CATTGGCTAGACCTGTCCAAGTCCATTATAAAGCAATGCAAGG AAATGGACCCCCTGCTCTTTTCGCTGCGAGTCAAGTTTTACCCAGCGGATCCATTTCGACTGACTGGAAACGCCCGGATTATGCTATATCAGCAATTAAAGAGGGACCTTCGGCATGGTCGCTTGTACTGCTCCTTGGGCGAGGCGGCAGCACTGGGCGCTTTAATTGTGCAAG AAGAGCTTGGCGACTATAACGAGGACGTGCATATAGGCAGTTATGTATCTTCCATAGAGTTGGCCCTACGGCAGACGGAGTATCTGGAGAAAAAGATAATCGAGCTCCACAAAAAGAGGGAGCCTGGACAGGATCTCTCCCTGGCCATGGACGAGTTCCTGGGTATAGCCCGCGGCCTGGAGACCTACGGCATTGACCCGCATCCGGTGAAAGATCACCGGGGCTCGCAGCAGTATATCGGGATAAATAACTCGGGTATAAGCACCTTCGTGACCGGCAAACGATCCCAGCACTTTCGCTGGAACGAGATAcacaaaatcaattttgaGGGCAAAATGTTTATAGCGCATCTAAGTTATACCGACGCCAGCCGAGAGCCT AAAAAACACACAGTGGGGTTCAAGTGTCCAACCGGAGCTGCTTGTCGATATCTGTGGAGATGTGCCATTGAACAAATGCTGTTTTTTAC GTTGCCCAATAGCCAAAGTGCCGCTGTGATTTCAGGCGGAGGATTTTTCTCCTGGGGTACGAAGTTCCGATACACTGGAAGAACTGAGCGTGAAATTTTGACTGAAAACATAAATGCATTGCgggaacaaaaaataaacaactcGAATTCGAGCAAGCGGAAGGCGAGCAGTGTGCCAGCCACGCCCTCCAGCCCACAAGGCGACCTAGCACAAATAC GGTACAGCAGCTTGCCGAGATCCACGATGTCGGAGCCCTTGGGATACGGCATGCCAAATGGCCATTTCTACGGGCAGGACCACGGCATGAGTGAGGCCAACGGGGGCATCCAGATTTCCAGCCTGGAGCCCGTGTGCGAGGAGGCTCGTCTGCGGTCGTCGAACATCGAGGGTGTGAACTACTTGGCGAACCAAATTGGGGGCTACACCTACCGGGACTCCGTCGAACATTCTTCCACTGAGAGCGGGCTGACCGTGAATGGATACGACCATCCGAGACGGCACAACGAGTCGAAGCAGCACGGGTCCTACTCCCCCAACCTGTACTACGGACAGTCCGATGCCGTGAACTCCAGCTCGCCTGCCGACAACTTCCTGCACGCGGATCCCTCCGTTCGGAAGGTGAAGAAGTTCCGCAAGTTCCACCTTCTACACGCCTTCGTGCCGTCCGTCATTTTTGTGGCTTTTGCGATGGCCGGAACTGCGGTGTTCATCATGGAATCCGAGTCGGAAGCCTTCGAGCAACTGCGCAACTCCCCCGAGATGCTCTGCTTGCGCTACCAGTACTACCAGCCCCTGAAAGAGTTCGTCTTGGAGAAGTTGGGCCGGAGAAAATAA
- the LOC108033308 gene encoding selenide, water dikinase 2 — protein MFRPEQHGLSPEFQLTKFTTHTGUSCKIPQKVLEKYLRGTEIASKNNDGYLIGSGMDCAVIPLNRHKEYLLVQTVDFFYPMVNDPELLGRIALANVLSDVYAVGVTAFDTVEMIVSTSTSFTDKERDIVIALIMKGFKNSLKANGYHKTPLVIRQLKINPWCIIGGIATSVCRSEEIILPSNAQPGDVLVLTKPLGGQMAMDAHLWQLNQTEKYKTLLSEFSDDDIRETFEIAIKSMTYLNKNAALLMHKYQAHCATDITGFGLLGHANNLAQFQKERVSFKINKLPIIKNVLKFSALIGQSTKFRSGRSVETSGGLLICLSPDAADQFCREFKEVTNGEQKSFKIGRVEAAHESDAVLCDEVELIEVSL, from the exons ATGTTTCGACCCGAACAGCATGGGCTCTCGCCCGAGTTTCAGCTAACAAAATTTACCACCCACACTGGGTGAAGCTGCAAAATCCCCCAAAAGGTACTTGAGAAGTACCTGAGGGGAACAGAAATAGCCAGTAAGAACAACGATGGATACCTTATCG GCTCTGGAATGGACTGCGCAGTTATACCTCTAAACCGGCACAAAGAATACTTACTTGTTCAAACCGTTGACTTCTTCTATCCCATGGTGAATGATCCGGAACTACTGGGTCGTATAGCACTTGCTAATGTCCTAAGTGATGTTTATGCGGTTGGGGTGACGGCCTTTGATACCGTGGAAATGATAGTCAGCACATCAACTAGCTTTACTGACAAAGAACGAGACATTGTTATTGCCTTGATCATGAAGGGTTTCAAGAACTCTTTAAAGGCAAATGGCTATCATAAGACCCCACTTGTAATTAGACAGCTTAAGATCAATCCTTGGTGCATTATTGGTGGCATAGCAACATCTGTCTGCCGAAGCGAGGAAATAATTCT ACCATCTAATGCGCAGCCCGGCGACGTTTTGGTCCTTACCAAGCCCTTGGGAGGACAGATGGCGATGGATGCTCACCTGTGGCAACTAAACCAGACTGAGAAATACAAAACACTACTGTCCGAGTTCAGCGACGATGATATAAGAGAAACCTTTGAAATAGCAATTAAGTCTATGACTTATTTGAACAAAAATG CCGCACTATTAATGCACAAGTATCAGGCGCATTGCGCCACGGATATCACGGGATTTGGTTTATTGGGACACGCCAACAACCTCGCACAATTCCAAAAGGAAAGGGTTTCATTCAAAATCAACAAGTTGCCAATTATCAAAAATGTACTTAAGTTTAGCGCTTTAATTGGCCAAAGCACTAAGTTTCGTTCTGGAAGGTCAGTAGAAACCTCTGGAGGACTCTTAATTTGCCTCAGCCCCGATGCCGCTGATCAATTCTGCCGGGAGTTTAAAGAAGTTACCAACGGAGaacaaaaatcatttaaaattggACGCGTTGAAGCCGCCCACGAGTCCGATGCAGTTCTGTGCGATGAAGTAGAGCTCATCGAAGTCAGCTTATAG
- the LOC108033460 gene encoding myotrophin: protein MSETSNENIIWTIKNGEFDAVQAAFQNDAQKVNEEIKGRFPVHYAADFGQLNVLELLINLGADVDRKDKHGITPILAAIWEGHTSCVEFLLKKGANKNGSTPDGQSYLEAAEKDEIKKLLA, encoded by the exons ATGAGTGAAACTTCGAATGAAAACATTATTTGGACCATAAAGAACGGCGAGTTCGACGCAGTACAAGCCGCTTTTCAGAATGAT GCACAAAAGGTAAACGAGGAAATTAAGGGCCGATTCCCAGTGCACTATGCGGCGGATTTTGGCCAGCTTAATGTTCTCGAGCTTCTGATTAACCTGGGAGCCGACGTTGAT AGGAAAGACAAGCACGGTATTACCCCCATTCTGGCCGCCATTTGGGAAGGACACACGAGCTGTGTGGAATTTCTTCTGAAAAAG ggagcaaataaaaatggttcCACTCCAGACGGCCAAAGCTACCTTGAGGCAGCGGAAAAAGACGAAATTAAGAAACTACTGGCATAA
- the LOC108033339 gene encoding S-adenosylmethionine decarboxylase proenzyme gives MLESGEHFFEGVEKLLEIWFEESSNSENDLRNISRSDWENVLSNVNCEIISTSKNDTIDAFVLSESSMFVSKRRWILKTCGTTTPLKCLGLLLKLAEANGFNVVADLFYSRKNFIRPEAQITPHQGFTEEVTYLDSIFPNGRSYCLGSMNLECWYLYTFSRADIKICSQQISDKNEVDSEPDQTIEILMQDLDPDTMSIFYKNKYDNAHGATSKSGIDTILPSMHIDDFLFDPCGYSMNGINDKGEYMTIHITPENKFSYVSFETNVALSNYRKLINQVINTFKPGKFIVTIFANKCSLAYETMKELEVEYSKGSHWKRTDMQCCNFPSYNLLFAQYSYNEQNVDNL, from the exons ATGTTGGAAAGCGGAGAACACTTTTTTGAGGGCGTTGAGAAACTACTCGAGATCTGGTTTGAGGAGAGCTCCAACAGCGAGAATGATCTGCGTAACATTAGCAG ATCTGATTGGGAAAACGTTCTTAGCAATGTCAACTGTGAAATAATAAGCACTTCCAAAAACGATACTATAGATGCTTTTGTTTTAag cGAAAGCAGTATGTTCGTTTCGAAGCGACGATGGATTCTTAAAACTTGTGGAACTACAACTCCTCTTAAATGCTTAGGCCTGTTGTTAAAGTTAGCGGAGGCTAATGGGTTTAATGTAGTCGCAGATTTGTTCTACTCAAGAAAGAATTTTATTAGACCAGAAGCCCAG ATAACTCCCCATCAGGGCTTTACAGAGGAAGTTACTTATCTGGACTCCATTTTTCCGAATGGAAGATCATATTGTCTGGGCTCTATGAATCTGGAGTGTTGGTACCTCTACACCTTTAGTCGCGCtgatattaaaatttgttctCAACAAATATCGGATAAGAATGAGGTTGACTCTGAGCCAGATCAAACTATTGAAATCCTCATGCAAGACCTTGATCCCGATACCATGTCGAtcttttacaaaaacaaatatgatAATGCTCATGGGGCTACTTCG aaatctGGAATCGATACAATATTGCCAAGCATGCACATTGatgattttttgtttgatccctgCGGATATTCAATGAACGGAATTAATGACAAG GGGGAGTACATGACAATTCACATTACTCCAGAAAACAAGTTTTCGTATGTTAGCTTTGAAACAAATGTGGCGCTAAGCAACTACAGGAAACTTATTAATCAGGTTATCAACACCTTCAAGCCGGGCAAGTTTATTGTAACTATTTTTGCCAATAAG TGCTCCTTGGCTTATGAGACCATGAAAGAGCTGGAAGTGGAGTATTCCAAAGGATCCCACTGGAAGCGAACGGACATGCAATGCTGCAATTTCCCGTCCTACAACCTTCTGTTCGCGCAATATTCTTATAATGAACAAAATGTTGATAACTTATGA
- the LOC108034129 gene encoding uncharacterized protein LOC108034129 codes for MYNVPHKFRQVCRLCLTLVNECDVAELQIYAVPSHNSAQDRSTADFRRDEKQKRATCFCGALSPNLCSCVGDNSLSVSAVTNNETATGPSQLQPKAQSQMQTLHLHPNQTQTRPQTKTHYTPSVPSAADTKSSERERQLESDIAERSVFKSQSSSTHEPHAARGEVQSQAHAHSQAQVKSELPREERNHNQRGETSVDVDITEISGTDNYGKEHGRDDSSPHLTFQIFNCLSIKALPNDGLPNVICGDCRQKLDSFEKFRTMAHNSQIALQEFLNISKNLNLESNDLETKLDAILKASSEAIAAKALTELSTFSKVKYDHSKIDSAIQHGLDMKMEISNQDMPAHSLYPSLFKSINMKSDQKKIMSGSSHSQFDSKLQKDSETEKYENLQQQLETAAVLMDISKKIVISPPCSNPQSPCFSAAVDTSIKSSVIKSKRPLNQNEIQDGVEIDLSVKKQKNDFSNQRNPAPIHHFCQTPMLDIQSHLRSEEDFQNYSITINQVGGSDYKSKAPKASTGSLLDSGDSSDSHKLEMDIASSINDRKTPDSLSSDHATDAATTQLWQALARSAAKSKEENQATQIIRSMMSQSFVFPVPPSVSFTKVPEEPIALLKDLSEAQSSKSKHCRRKQSFPTKTDCIDVVNENVTDTYTTSEAAPEEKKDKRNINLFNAIPGAQKDMSCSNCGTLTTTIWRRSVRGEMVCNACGLYFKLHGVNRPHSMRRDTIHTRRRRPKELERSKKKHKQMSSCPSMEPAKPEFLTSREPLDIPGLVLNKYKKEIDESDTAAALKDILLRRKKSNSLPAFNDTCESADHSAPLNLVSSENNAKLT; via the exons ATGTATAATGTACCACATAAGTTTCGTCAAGTTTGTCGATTGTGCCTCACATTGGTTAACGAGTGCGATGTTGCAGAACTACAAATTTACGCTGTTCCGTCGCATAATAGTGCTCAAGACAGAAGTACGGCCGACTTTCGAAGGGACGAGAAGCAGAAGCGTGCTACCTGCTTTTGCGGGGCTCTGAGCCCCAATCTGTGCAGCTGCGTCGGTGATAACTCGCTATCAGTATCCGCGGTGACCAATAATGAAACGGCAACGGGTCCAAGCCAACTCCAGCCCAAGGCGCAGTCCCAAATGCAAACCCTTCACCTTCACCCAAACCAAACGCAAACGCGACCGCAAACTAAAACCCATTACACGCCAAGTGTGCCTTCTGCTGCGGACACGAAATCGAGTGAACGCGAACGCCAATTGGAGTCGGACATCGCCGAAAGATCAGTATTCAAAAGTCAGTCATCGTCGACCCACGAACCACATGCAGCACGCGGGGAGGTCCAGTCCCAGGCCCATGCCCATTCCCAAGCCCAAGTAAAGTCGGAACTCCCGCGGGAGGAGCGCAATCATAATCAGCGCGGGGAGACAAGTGTGGATGTAGATATAACAGAAATAAGCGGAACCGATAACTACGGCAAAGAGCACGGCAGAGATGATTCATCACCACATCTTACATTTCAGATATTCAACTGTCTCTCTATTAAG GCACTGCCTAACGATGGATTACCCAACGTGATTTGTGGAGATTGCAGACAAAAATTGGATTCTTTCGAAAAGTTTCGTACCATGGCGCACAACTCACAAATAGCTTTgcaagaatttttaaatatatcaaaaaatttgAATCTA GAATCAAATGATTTGGAAACTAAGCTTGATGCAATTTTAAAAGCTTCATCAGAGGCTATAGCGGCAAAGGCTCTGACGGAGCTGAGCACGTTTTCTAAAGTTAAGTACGACCACAGTAAAATAGATTCTGCCATCCAGCATGGCttggacatgaaaatggagaTTAGCAATCAAGATATGCCAGCACATAGCCTTTATCCAAGTTTATTCAAATCAATTAATATGAAAAGCGATCAAAAGAAGATAATGTCGGGATCCTCACACAGCCAGTTCGATTCAAAGCTGCAAAAGGACTCGGAAACCGAGAAATATGAAaatctgcagcagcagctggaaaCGGCTGCCGTTCTAATGGATATAagcaaaaaaattgtaatttccCCTCCATGCTCGAATCCCCAATCTCCGTGTTTTTCTGCAGCTGTAGATACAAGTATTAAAAGTTCTGTGATAAAATCAAAACGTCCATtaaaccaaaatgaaattcagGACGGAGTTGAAATTGACTTATCcgtcaaaaaacaaaagaacgacttctctaatcaacggaaccCGGCCCCAATACACCATTTTTGCCAAACTCCAATGCTTGATATTCAGTCACACTTAAGAAGTGAAGAGGATTTTCAAAACTACAGTATTACCATTAACCAAGTTGGTGGGTCCGACTACAAATCGAAGGCACCGAAAGCCAGTACCGGCTCCTTACTAGACTCTGGCGACAGCTCCGACTCCCACAAACTGGAGATGGACATTGCGTCGTCAATTAATGATAGAAAGACCCCGGATAGTCTAAGCTCGGATCACGCAACGGATGCGGCAACTACTCAACTCTGGCAGGCTCTGGCCCGATCAGCCG CTAAAAGCAAAGAGGAAAATCAGGCAACACAAATAATTAGGAGCATGATGAGCCAGTCTTTCGTGTTTCCGGTTCCCCCGTCAGTATCATTTACAAAAGTACCTGAAGAACCCATAGCACTATTAAAG gATCTATCAGAGGCTCAATCCAGCAAATCAAAACACTGTAgaagaaaacaaagttttccTACCAAAACTGATTGCATCGATGTAGTTAATGAGAATGTGACTGATACTTATACCACTTCAGAAGCAGCTCCAGAGGAAAAGAAAGATAAAAGG AACATAAACCTTTTTAATGCCATACCTGGTGCTCAAAAAGATATGTCATGTTCCAACTGCGGCACCCTCACTACTACAATTTGGAGACGAAGTGTTCGAGGAGAAATGGTTTGCAACGCTTGCGGGCTGTACTTCAAGCTGCACGGGGTCAACAGGCCGCATTCAATGAGACGCGATACCATACACACCAGACGCAGGCGTCCTAAAGAATTGGAGCGATCTAAAAAGA AACACAAGCAAATGTCATCATGTCCCTCAATGGAACCAGCGAAACCAGAATTCTTGACGTCTAGGGAACCCCTTGATATTCCTGGTCtggttttaaat aaatacAAAAAGGAAATAGATGAATCCGACACCGCAGCAGCacttaaagatattttattaagGCGGAAGAAGTCAAATTCTTTGCCGGCGTTTAATGATACCTGTGAAAGTGCGGATCATTCCGCACCGCTTAACCTTGTTTCCAGTGAAAATAATGCAAAGTTAACATAA
- the LOC108034315 gene encoding protoheme IX farnesyltransferase, mitochondrial, with the protein MILFKGIRRVQPQLKTPVDLVLIRYSTAATIPSQDDRGVSPLPPVTQAGKVQHLPENQVSWMPSPYTIPGKTFSQYKKLAKFRLTSLVVITTMGGYAMAPAAFDPTTFAMCSLGTGLVSAAANAINQYHEVPFDSQMSRTKNRVLVTGQMTPLHAVTFAAVSATAGLSMLYFGANGLTAALGAGNLFLYTTIYTPMKRVSIVNTWVGSIVGAIPPLMGWAGCAGTLDAGAMILAGILYAWQFPHFNALSWNLRPDYSRAGYRMMAVTNPGLCRRTALRYSVAIAGLSVMAPVLDVTNYWFALETLPLNAYFAYLAYKFYEKSDSGSSRKLFRFSLIHLPALMLLFLANKKEWYFSKPAGEEKKKDSTYIAIKQSASSLGNVLPVAVAEGPR; encoded by the exons ATGATATTATTCAAAGGAATCCGAAGGGTGCAACCCCAGCTAAAAACACCGGTCGACTTGGTGCTGATTCGG TACTCCACTGCAGCAACTATACCTTCCCAAGATGACAGAGGAGTCAGTCCATTGCCGCCAGTTACCCAGGCGGGAAAGGTTCAGCACTTACCCGAAAACCAAGTTTCTTGGATGCCCAGTCCGTACACCATCCCCGGGAAGACGTTCAGTCAATACAAGAAACTAGCCAAATTTCGGCTGACAT CGCTGGTGGTCATTACAACTATGGGAGGCTATGCCATGGCTCCGGCTGCCTTCGATCCCACGACGTTTGCGATGTGCTCCCTGGGCACAGGGCTCGTTTCGGCTGCGGCGAATGCCATCAATCAGTATCACGAAGTTCCTTTCGATTCGCAGATGTCGAGGACCAAGAACCGGGTGCTCGTCACGGGACAAATGACTCCTCTGCATGCCGTCACCTTCGCCGCCGTGTCAGCAACTGCTGGCCTGAGCATGCTCTATTTCGGGGCAAATGGATTGACGGCGGCGCTGGGGGCGGGTAACCTCTTCCTCTACACGACGATATACACGCCCATGAAGCGAGTGAGCATAGTCAACACCTGGGTGGGCTCGATAGTGGGAGCCATACCCCCACTGATGGGCTGGGCAGGATGTGCCGGCACCCTAGACGCCGGAGCCATGATCCTGGCCGGAATCCTGTACGCCTGGCAGTTTCCTCACTTCAACGCCCTGTCGTGGAATCTTCGGCCGGACTACTCCCGAGCCGGCTACCGGATGATGGCCGTTACCAATCCGGGACTTTGTCGACGCACCGCCTTGCGATATTCGGTGGCCATTGCCGGACTTTCGGTGATGGCACCGGTCCTGGACGTCACCAACTACTGGTTTGCTTTGGAAACACTACCTCTGAACGCGTACTTCGCTTACcttg CGTATAAGTTTTATGAAAAGTCGGACAGTGGGAGCTCACGGAAGCTATTCCGGTTTTCACTAATACACCTGCCCGCCCTTATGTTGTTGTTCCTGGCCAACAAAAAGGAATGGTACTTCAGCAAACCGGCCGGAGAGGAAAAGAAGAAGGATTCCACCTACATCGCAATAAAGCAGTCTGCTAGCAGTCTTGGAAACGTCCTGCCCGTCGCCGTAGCCGAAGGACCCAGATAG
- the LOC108034334 gene encoding schwannomin-interacting protein 1 homolog → MPSSRMDIYITKGITNPNYPGFQKFAHTLSDDYIEYSDMECNESDLTDSDREDDQNTFQSKAADKPASKAFENTQDLALSNCGKIAPDNGNTSSFEETRNRSSSPNVPDIVNKNYSGTSASNKPDLIYNLSQNYSTNSEFSPWSCTNNSKYEGQLQGQSPIDIVGDFGGEVEREFELLITGYKNKKTPNGLQGPNLTKVCDAELSNGTEAIKHTASTRLSGNSTRKNKKKNTPYGHELVKTKHQKSSHDERQLPPDTFDYKTCTQRKYALCDSESCSSVSEKNKNDIRNINQGEMPNLSSLEIGQSQQLIEEDNKKVANRRYLNQACWSQYLEDPIKYSKDPSATMVLEQFDAYKVANDMDVETLQNHFKKVKQIEKKRRFNRDEIRKRLAIGDKDSLNNDIKKEEFLTGSDNESYSSDSETCPKLSSGSLRKQSDFCETKRNKEFENDKIFQKNQMNQEKTINQLVNGNPVEQHDFPSMENLFFFANQSKLQIEVRIALAQSKEIAQMKVKAKKHGVTPIVEVIRSMLCDVGINMDSNHRWISRQLLTGIHVPTLQLLVNNLQKYIENLNVTLLESLKERDDLNSDQDDILHDLEKINNFFVFQQQSGHQVNKIVRHGLLN, encoded by the exons ATGCCAAGCTCAAGAATGGATATTTATATAACAAAGGGAATTACCAACCCCAACTATCCCGGGTTTCAGAAGTTTGCCCATACCCTTTCTGATGACTACATAGAGTACTCTGACATGGAGTGTAACGAAAGTGATTTGACGGATAGTGACAGAGAGGATGACCAAAACACGTTCCAAAGTAAGGCCGCCGACAAACCAGCTTCGAAAGCATTTGAAAATACCCAAGATTTGGCATTGAGCAATTGTGGCAAGATTGCTCCGGACAACGGAAACACAAGTTCATTTGAAGAAACCAGAAACAGATCGTCATCCCCCAATGTACCGGATATTGTAAATAAGAATTATAGTGGGACTTCAGCTTCGAATAAGCCCGACCTCATTTACAACCTGAGTCAGAACTATTCGACTAATTCAGAATTTTCTCCCTGGTCATGTACAAATAATTCTAAATATGAGGGCCAGCTGCAGGGACAAAGTCCGATTGATATAGTTGGCGATTTTGGTGGGGAGGTGGAGCGGGAATTCGAACTACTTATCACTGGGTACAAGAACAAGAAAACCCCAAATGGGCTACAGGGACCAAATTTGACAAAG GTATGCGATGCGGAGCTATCCAATGGCACGGAAGCCATAAAGCATACAGCCTCAACTCGATTGTCTGGAAATAGCActcgcaaaaataaaaagaaaaacactcCATACGGGCATGAGTTGGTGAAAACTAAGCATCAAAAGTCGTCACATGATGAACGACAGCTTCCACCGGACACCTTCGACTATAAAACATGTACCCAACGAAAATATGCACTTTGTGATTCTGAAAGTTGTTCGTCCGTTTcggagaaaaacaaaaatgatattcgaAATATCAATCAGGGTGAAATGCCGAACTTGAGCAGTTTGGAGATCGGCCAAAGCCAGCAGCTTATCGAGGAAGACAATAAGAAGGTGGCAAACCGAAGGTACTTAAACCAAGCATGCTGGTCCCAGTACTTGGAAGACCCGATAAAGTACTCCAAAGATCCATCTGCAACCATGGTCTTAG AACAATTTGATGCATACAAAGTAGCTAATGATATGGACGTGGAAACATTGCAAAATCACTTTAAAAAGGTTAAGCAAATAGAAAAAAAG CGCCGCTTTAACCGAGATGAAATTCGTAAGAGATTGGCGATCGGAGATAAAGATTCTTTAAATAATG ATATTAAAAAAGAGGAATTTCTTACCGGCTCCGACAATGAAAGCTATAGTTCCGATTCCGAAACATGTCCCAAGTTATCAAGTGGATCACTTCGCAAGCAATCTGATTTCTGTGAAACAAAACGCAATAAGGAATTCGAAAACGATAAAATCTTTCAGAAAAACCAAATGAACCAAGAAAAGACCATTAATCAATTGGTTAATGGTAACCCCGTAGAACAACACGATTTTCCATCAATGGAAAACTTGTTTTTCTTTGCAAATCAATCAAAGCTCCAAATAGAGGTTAGAATAGCCCTAGCTCAATCGAAGGAAATAGCCCAAATGAAAGTAAAG GCCAAGAAGCATGGTGTAACACCAATTGTGGAAGTAATTCGTTCAATGCTGTGTGATGTGGGAATAAATATGGATTCGAATCATCGGTGGATATCAAGACAGTTGCTCACTGGAATTCACGTGCCGACTCTACAGTTACTGGTCAATAATCTTCAGAAATATATTGAAAACTTAAATGTCACTCTACTAGAAAGCCTTAAGGAACGAGACGATCTTAATTCGGACCAAGATGATATACTACACGATCtggagaaaataaataatttttt TGTTTTTCAACAGCAATCTGGACATCAAGTCAATAAAATAGTTAGACATGGCCTTCTTAATTAA